From a single Raphanus sativus cultivar WK10039 chromosome 3, ASM80110v3, whole genome shotgun sequence genomic region:
- the LOC108847698 gene encoding uncharacterized protein LOC108847698 isoform X1 codes for MEGGRPGVVVVGSPGVGKRTLLSRLLSVDFEDSSSTSQTQVHDWTINTKYYSADVSVWISNICDDDYSLPHSDHPLVALVMVFDLTQMSTLVALQEWVSHADIIINRFDILLCIGNKADLLPPHDSASLDVRGTCLDWCRDNNIEFIEACASNPDFDKCLSVDGDTQGVERLFGALSAHMWPGMILKSGDKINEPTHGQEFSEEEESEYELEYQVLSSGSATDLCEAHSYYADAGGSNTSPDVEINNMVNPKEVELRSSGSQSETDIATDEKPLGYDLEEVEQLMSEIGNIRDNLRLMPDFQRREIAANLAMKMASMFGGGGGDDSDSEEDSEWSPFVSSSISA; via the exons ATGGAAGGAGGCAGACCGGGAGTTGTCGTCGTCGGTTCCCCTGGTGTCGGCAAGCGCACCCTTCTCTCTC GATTGCTCTCTGTCGATTTTGAGgattcatcatcaacatctcaAACACAAGTTCATGA CTGGACGATTAACACCAAGTATTACTCTGCGGATGTATCTGTATGGATTTCAAATATTTGCGACGATGACTACTCTCTCCCTCACTCAGATCATCCACTTGTGGCGTTAGTTATGGTCTTCGACTTGACTCAG ATGTCAACTCTTGTTGCTCTTCAAGAATGGGTTTCTCATGCGGACATCATCATCAACAGATTTGATATATTGTTGTGCATTGGGAACAAAGCTGATCTTCTCCCACCTCATGATAGTGCATCACTGGATGTCAGGGGAACATGTCTTGACTGGTGCCGCGACAACAACATTGAGTTCATTGAGGCTTGTGCATCTAATCCTGATTTTGACAAGT GTTTATCAGTGGATGGGGATACTCAAGGGGTTGAACGTCTGTTTGGTGCACTTTCGGCACATATGTGGCCTGGAATGATTCTCAAATCTGGTGATAAGATTAATGAACCTACTCATGGCCAAG AGttttcagaagaagaagaatctgaaTATGAATTGGAGTACCAAGTGCTATCATCAGGCTCAGCCACCGATCTATGTGAAGCGCATTCATACTACGCAGATGCTGGCGGATCCAACACCTCACCAGATGTAGAGATTAATAATATGGTGAATCCAAAGGAAGTTGAGCTGCGGTCTTCAGGGTCACAGAGTGAGACTGACATAGCAACAGATGAGAAACCTTTGGGTTATGACTTGGAAGAAGTGGAACAGTTGATGTCAGAAATAGGGAACATCCGTGACAACTTGCGGTTGATGCCTGATTTTCAGAGGAGGGAAATAGCTGCAAATCTAGCCATGAAAATGGCTTCCATgtttggaggaggaggaggcgacGACAGTGATAGCGAGGAAGACTCTGAGTGGAGCCCGTTTGTATCTTCAAGTATTTCAGCATGA
- the LOC108847698 gene encoding uncharacterized protein LOC108847698 isoform X2, which yields MEGGRPGVVVVGSPGVGKRTLLSRLLSVDFEDSSSTSQTQVHDWTINTKYYSADVSVWISNICDDDYSLPHSDHPLVALVMVFDLTQMSTLVALQEWVSHADIIINRFDILLCIGNKADLLPPHDSASLDVRGTCLDWCRDNNIEFIEACASNPDFDKCLSVDGDTQGVERLFGALSAHMWPGMILKSGDKINEPTHGQEEEESEYELEYQVLSSGSATDLCEAHSYYADAGGSNTSPDVEINNMVNPKEVELRSSGSQSETDIATDEKPLGYDLEEVEQLMSEIGNIRDNLRLMPDFQRREIAANLAMKMASMFGGGGGDDSDSEEDSEWSPFVSSSISA from the exons ATGGAAGGAGGCAGACCGGGAGTTGTCGTCGTCGGTTCCCCTGGTGTCGGCAAGCGCACCCTTCTCTCTC GATTGCTCTCTGTCGATTTTGAGgattcatcatcaacatctcaAACACAAGTTCATGA CTGGACGATTAACACCAAGTATTACTCTGCGGATGTATCTGTATGGATTTCAAATATTTGCGACGATGACTACTCTCTCCCTCACTCAGATCATCCACTTGTGGCGTTAGTTATGGTCTTCGACTTGACTCAG ATGTCAACTCTTGTTGCTCTTCAAGAATGGGTTTCTCATGCGGACATCATCATCAACAGATTTGATATATTGTTGTGCATTGGGAACAAAGCTGATCTTCTCCCACCTCATGATAGTGCATCACTGGATGTCAGGGGAACATGTCTTGACTGGTGCCGCGACAACAACATTGAGTTCATTGAGGCTTGTGCATCTAATCCTGATTTTGACAAGT GTTTATCAGTGGATGGGGATACTCAAGGGGTTGAACGTCTGTTTGGTGCACTTTCGGCACATATGTGGCCTGGAATGATTCTCAAATCTGGTGATAAGATTAATGAACCTACTCATGGCCAAG aagaagaagaatctgaaTATGAATTGGAGTACCAAGTGCTATCATCAGGCTCAGCCACCGATCTATGTGAAGCGCATTCATACTACGCAGATGCTGGCGGATCCAACACCTCACCAGATGTAGAGATTAATAATATGGTGAATCCAAAGGAAGTTGAGCTGCGGTCTTCAGGGTCACAGAGTGAGACTGACATAGCAACAGATGAGAAACCTTTGGGTTATGACTTGGAAGAAGTGGAACAGTTGATGTCAGAAATAGGGAACATCCGTGACAACTTGCGGTTGATGCCTGATTTTCAGAGGAGGGAAATAGCTGCAAATCTAGCCATGAAAATGGCTTCCATgtttggaggaggaggaggcgacGACAGTGATAGCGAGGAAGACTCTGAGTGGAGCCCGTTTGTATCTTCAAGTATTTCAGCATGA
- the LOC108845377 gene encoding uncharacterized protein LOC108845377 yields the protein MTKVAIATEEMSDLRRLCSIAIRAANSQTIDGADRCFDILCYLKKLSFCAKDLVRVSKEISLLVILKDHRNPKISTEAKALFLSWMRTLYSRDPSTCNNNTMLVKKTPAADLVAKACPDLKKKKFKRSVTARGIGAEEDQRSRVLEVCHKKQYNPNKAGVLAAKKPIQKKKKQPAALPENPRSVAHEAVAIKKHESGPAAVKKNSREMLELFEIAEKSADKASAKGILLSTKETSICVDTLSLLKDEFTISSTAPETKRIMKKLSYLTKHKDRKICNSATALLQHWRQSI from the coding sequence ATGACGAAGGTTGCAATTGCAACGGAGGAGATGTCCGATCTTCGTCGTTTGTGCTCCATAGCAATCAGAGCCGCGAATTCACAGACCATCGATGGTGCTGATCGATGTTTTGATATCCTTTGTTACTTGAAGAAATTGAGTTTCTGCGCAAAGGATCTTGTCCGCGTGTCTAAAGAGATATCTCTTTTGGTTATTCTCAAAGATCATAGAAACCCTAAAATCAGTACGGAAGCTAAAGCCTTGTTCCTCTCCTGGATGAGAACTCTTTATTCCAGAGACCCTTCTACTTGCAACAACAACACGATGCTCGTTAAGAAGACACCTGCAGCAGATCTTGTTGCGAAAGCGTGTCCcgatttgaagaagaaaaagtttAAGAGATCTGTGACCGCTCGTGGTATTGGAGCAGAGGAAGATCAGAGATCTAGGGTTCTTGAAGTTTGTCACAAGAAACAATATAATCCGAACAAGGCTGGTGTTTTGGCAGCGAAGAAGCCtatacagaagaagaagaagcaacctgCTGCTCTACCTGAAAACCCTAGATCGGTGGCTCATGAAGCGGTAGCGATTAAGAAGCATGAGTCTGGTCCAGCGGCCGTGAAGAAGAACTCAAGAGAGATGTTGGAGCTGTTTGAAATAGCTGAGAAATCTGCAGATAAGGCTAGTGCGAAGGGAATTCTCCTGTCTACAAAAGAGACATCGATCTGCGTAGACACACTCTCTTTGCTCAAAGACGAATTCACCATCAGCTCAACGGCTCCGGAAACGAAGAGGATCATGAAGAAGCTTTCCTATCTTACAAAGCACAAAGACCGAAAAATCTGCAATTCAGCAACAGCACTTCTTCAACATTGGAGGCAGAGCATATAA